A stretch of Arthrobacter sp. NEB 688 DNA encodes these proteins:
- a CDS encoding gluconokinase, whose translation MTTTSQSPLVVVMGVSGSGKTTVGAALAQRLRVPFADADDFHPPENVTKMSAGIPLTDDDREPWLRTIASWLDAHTAGGGVVSCSALKRSYRDLLREHATHAYFIHLHGDRDVIAARMAGRPGHFMPTALVDSQFATLEPLQADELGTALDVSAPVDDLVEHSLQILAPKDGSLR comes from the coding sequence ATGACCACCACCAGCCAGTCCCCCCTCGTCGTCGTGATGGGGGTGTCCGGATCCGGCAAGACGACCGTGGGTGCTGCGCTCGCCCAGCGGCTCCGGGTGCCCTTCGCGGACGCCGACGACTTCCACCCGCCGGAGAACGTCACGAAGATGTCCGCCGGCATCCCGCTGACCGACGACGACCGCGAGCCCTGGCTGCGGACCATCGCCTCGTGGCTCGACGCGCACACCGCCGGCGGGGGAGTCGTCTCCTGCTCGGCGCTCAAGCGGTCCTACCGCGACCTGCTGCGCGAGCACGCGACCCACGCGTACTTCATCCACCTCCACGGCGACCGCGACGTCATCGCCGCCCGGATGGCCGGCCGGCCCGGCCACTTCATGCCGACGGCCCTCGTCGACAGCCAGTTCGCCACGCTCGAGCCGCTCCAGGCCGACGAGCTCGGCACCGCGCTCGACGTCAGCGCCCCCGTCGACGACCTCGTCGAGCACTCCCTCCAGATCCTCGCCCCGAAGGACGGCTCCCTCCGATGA
- a CDS encoding FCD domain-containing protein: protein MATPPRSAPGRRPPTPGLHAGVLDALGAEIVSGAAPEGSVLRIDRLDERFGVSRSVVREAVRVLSAMGLVETRRRVGVLVQPRSAWNVFDPTVIRWRLDGPGREEQLLSLGELRRGVEPVAAGLAAQRATGEQCARMAAAVMEMQVQAKARDLVAYLAADQDFHRAMLEASGNEMLAALAGVVDEVLAGRTHHDLMPARPNPDAIRLHSEVAQAIGAGDAVAASSAMAAIIDEASAALRATTPDA, encoded by the coding sequence ATGGCCACGCCTCCCCGCTCCGCGCCGGGCCGCCGCCCGCCCACCCCGGGCCTGCACGCCGGGGTCCTCGACGCCCTCGGCGCCGAGATCGTCTCCGGCGCGGCGCCCGAGGGCTCGGTGCTGCGGATCGACCGGCTCGACGAGCGCTTCGGCGTCTCGCGCTCGGTCGTCCGCGAGGCCGTGCGGGTGCTGTCGGCGATGGGCCTGGTCGAGACGCGGCGCCGGGTCGGGGTGCTCGTGCAGCCGCGCTCGGCGTGGAACGTGTTCGACCCCACCGTGATCCGCTGGCGCCTGGACGGACCGGGGCGCGAGGAGCAGCTGCTCTCGCTCGGGGAGCTGAGGCGCGGCGTCGAGCCGGTGGCGGCAGGGCTGGCGGCGCAGCGCGCGACGGGCGAGCAGTGCGCCCGGATGGCCGCCGCCGTCATGGAGATGCAGGTGCAGGCCAAGGCGCGGGACCTCGTCGCCTACCTCGCCGCCGACCAGGACTTCCACCGGGCGATGCTCGAGGCCTCCGGCAACGAGATGCTCGCCGCGCTCGCCGGTGTCGTCGACGAGGTGCTCGCCGGGCGCACCCACCACGACCTCATGCCGGCCCGCCCGAACCCCGACGCGATCCGGCTGCACTCCGAGGTCGCGCAGGCCATCGGCGCCGGCGATGCGGTGGCCGCGTCCTCGGCGATGGCGGCCATCATCGACGAGGCCAGCGCCGCCCTGCGCGCCACCACCCCCGACGCCTGA
- a CDS encoding pilus assembly protein TadG-related protein produces the protein MRPPPREVRDERGTITVYFLGLVVVAVTLVAGTVAVTSAHLVRIRLLDAADGASLAAAGALDEGAYRDGVGDSVPLSTGSVRARAAAYLDSVERPTGVTAWRLGRATGSPDGRTAVVDLSGEAELPLVGGVLRELGVSITVHVTSRARSDLVVP, from the coding sequence GTGAGACCGCCGCCGCGGGAGGTCCGCGACGAGCGCGGCACGATCACCGTCTACTTCCTCGGTCTCGTCGTCGTCGCGGTGACGCTCGTCGCCGGGACGGTCGCCGTCACGTCCGCGCACCTCGTACGCATCCGCCTGCTCGACGCCGCGGACGGTGCCTCGCTGGCCGCGGCCGGCGCCCTCGACGAGGGGGCTTACCGCGACGGGGTCGGCGACTCCGTCCCCCTGAGCACGGGCTCGGTGCGGGCGCGGGCCGCGGCCTACCTCGACTCCGTCGAGCGGCCGACCGGGGTCACTGCCTGGCGCCTCGGCCGGGCGACCGGCAGTCCCGACGGACGGACCGCCGTCGTCGACCTCAGCGGAGAGGCCGAGCTGCCGCTCGTCGGCGGAGTCCTGCGCGAGCTCGGCGTGAGCATCACGGTCCACGTCACCTCACGCGCCCGCTCGGACCTCGTCGTCCCCTGA
- a CDS encoding pilus assembly protein, with protein MQRAESGSAVVELVMLGVLLLLPLVYLVFMLARVQAGAFTVSQAAREAGRAYVTSDVGEDALARARAAARISFLDQRFEDTGTLTIACDGSPCLRPDGRVETTATVRVPLPLVPAFLEDALPLSVPVSASQVSTVDRFRVLP; from the coding sequence GTGCAGCGCGCGGAGTCGGGCAGCGCCGTCGTCGAGCTCGTCATGCTCGGGGTGCTGCTGCTCCTGCCGCTCGTCTACCTCGTCTTCATGCTCGCCCGCGTGCAGGCCGGTGCCTTCACCGTCAGCCAGGCGGCCCGGGAGGCCGGGCGGGCGTACGTGACGAGCGACGTGGGGGAGGACGCCCTCGCCCGGGCCCGGGCCGCTGCCCGGATCTCCTTCCTCGACCAGCGCTTCGAGGACACGGGCACCCTGACCATCGCCTGCGACGGCTCACCCTGCCTGCGGCCCGACGGTCGGGTCGAGACGACGGCCACGGTGCGCGTCCCGCTCCCGCTCGTCCCCGCGTTCCTCGAGGACGCGCTGCCGCTCAGCGTCCCGGTCTCGGCCTCGCAGGTCTCGACCGTGGACCGCTTCCGGGTGCTGCCGTGA
- a CDS encoding TadE family protein — translation MSGTPRAERGAAVVDFVLVSVLLTAIFLALVQLGLVLHVRNTLISCASEGARAGARADALPGEAEARTRSLVGASLSERYARSVRARESTVSGVRVVEVEVVAPLPVLGLLGPEGRLGVVGRAFREDQ, via the coding sequence GTGTCCGGAACCCCACGGGCCGAGCGGGGAGCGGCCGTCGTCGACTTCGTCCTGGTGTCCGTGCTCCTCACCGCGATCTTCCTCGCACTGGTCCAGCTGGGACTCGTGCTCCACGTGCGCAACACGCTCATCTCGTGCGCCTCGGAGGGGGCCCGTGCGGGGGCACGCGCCGATGCGCTCCCCGGGGAGGCCGAGGCCCGCACCAGGTCGCTCGTCGGCGCCTCGCTCTCGGAGCGCTACGCCCGGTCGGTGCGGGCCCGCGAGTCGACCGTCTCCGGCGTCCGCGTCGTCGAGGTGGAGGTCGTCGCACCGCTCCCCGTGCTCGGGCTCCTCGGCCCCGAGGGGCGCCTCGGCGTCGTGGGTCGCGCCTTCCGGGAGGACCAGTGA
- a CDS encoding type II secretion system F family protein has protein sequence MSDLARTGALLGLVAGLGLLLVWVRLPRNRRRGLSDRVLPYLRDTPRPSRLLEDRPVGGALATVAAPVLRDLGRGVDRVLGGAASVRSRQLRAGGAADVDRFRAEQVLWGIGAAVVAATSSILLAVARGGSVVTVLLLTAIGFGLGVTGADYLLTLRAERRERRMLAEFPTVAELLALAVGAGEGAVGALERVCRLSQGELAAELRRCLADARAGANLPTALQGLADRSGLPSLRRFVDGIVVAVQRGTPLADVLRAQAQDVREEGRRSLMEAGGKKEIAMMVPVVFLILPVTVLFLVFPGYTFFRFTI, from the coding sequence ATGAGCGACCTCGCCCGGACCGGTGCGCTCCTGGGGCTCGTCGCCGGGCTGGGGCTGCTGCTCGTGTGGGTCCGGCTGCCGCGCAACCGGCGTCGTGGGCTGTCCGACCGCGTGCTGCCCTACCTGCGTGACACGCCCCGGCCGTCGCGGCTGCTCGAGGACCGGCCGGTGGGTGGCGCCCTCGCCACCGTCGCGGCGCCGGTCCTGCGCGACCTCGGTCGTGGGGTCGACCGGGTGCTCGGGGGAGCTGCCTCCGTGAGGAGTCGGCAGCTGCGGGCGGGAGGAGCCGCGGACGTCGACCGGTTCCGCGCGGAGCAGGTGCTCTGGGGTATCGGGGCGGCGGTCGTCGCGGCCACCTCCAGCATCCTGCTGGCCGTCGCCCGCGGCGGCTCGGTCGTGACGGTCCTCCTTCTGACGGCCATCGGGTTCGGCCTCGGCGTCACCGGCGCCGACTACCTGCTCACGCTGCGCGCCGAACGGCGGGAGAGGCGGATGCTGGCCGAGTTCCCCACCGTCGCAGAGCTGCTCGCCCTCGCGGTCGGTGCCGGCGAGGGTGCGGTCGGTGCGCTCGAACGGGTCTGTCGCCTCTCGCAGGGAGAGCTGGCGGCGGAGCTGCGCCGCTGCCTCGCCGACGCGCGCGCCGGCGCGAACCTGCCGACCGCGCTCCAGGGGCTCGCCGACCGCTCCGGGCTCCCGAGCCTGCGTCGCTTCGTCGACGGCATCGTCGTCGCGGTCCAGCGCGGCACCCCCCTCGCCGACGTGCTGCGCGCCCAGGCGCAGGACGTCCGCGAGGAGGGACGGCGCTCGCTGATGGAGGCCGGGGGGAAGAAGGAGATCGCGATGATGGTCCCCGTCGTCTTTCTCATCCTCCCCGTCACGGTCCTGTTCCTCGTCTTCCCCGGCTACACCTTCTTCCGCTTCACGATCTGA
- a CDS encoding type II secretion system F family protein has translation MTGLLPGLAFGVGVFLVWWSCWVPEPGERRRASTVGPLEVLRDEVVQAGFRGLRVGTLLAACGVAFVLVLALGWFVVGVLPIAVCFAAMAGALPLLLVRRRARRRRAVLRDLWPEAVDNIVSAVRAGMALPEALAQLGDRGPEELREPFRRFAEDYRLTGRFSDCLDRLRERLSDPVGDRLIESLRIAREVGGSDLGRLLRTLSGFLREDARTRAELETRQSWTVNAARLAVAAPWAVLAMMSTRPESVQAYATSLGAAVLAVGAAVTALAYWVMMRIGRLPEDQRVLR, from the coding sequence GTGACCGGCCTGCTGCCGGGGCTGGCCTTCGGGGTCGGGGTGTTCCTCGTGTGGTGGAGCTGCTGGGTCCCCGAGCCGGGCGAACGCCGGCGCGCGAGCACGGTGGGTCCGCTCGAGGTGCTGCGTGACGAGGTGGTGCAGGCCGGGTTCCGGGGCCTGCGCGTCGGCACCCTGCTCGCCGCGTGCGGCGTCGCGTTCGTCCTCGTCCTCGCGCTCGGCTGGTTCGTCGTCGGTGTGCTGCCGATCGCCGTCTGCTTCGCGGCGATGGCCGGGGCGCTGCCGCTGCTCCTCGTCCGACGCCGTGCGCGCCGTCGCCGTGCGGTGCTCCGTGACCTGTGGCCCGAAGCGGTCGACAACATCGTCTCGGCCGTCCGCGCCGGGATGGCCCTGCCGGAGGCCCTCGCCCAGCTGGGCGATCGCGGACCCGAGGAGCTGCGCGAGCCGTTCCGTCGGTTCGCGGAGGACTACCGGCTGACCGGTCGGTTCTCCGACTGCCTCGACCGCCTCAGGGAGCGGCTCAGCGACCCCGTCGGCGACCGCCTGATCGAAAGCCTGCGCATCGCGCGGGAGGTCGGCGGCAGCGACCTCGGACGCCTCCTGCGGACCCTCTCGGGCTTCCTGCGCGAGGATGCCCGCACGCGCGCCGAGCTCGAGACCAGGCAGTCGTGGACGGTCAACGCGGCCCGGCTCGCCGTGGCCGCGCCGTGGGCCGTCCTCGCGATGATGTCGACGCGACCCGAGTCGGTCCAGGCCTACGCCACGAGCCTGGGGGCCGCGGTCCTCGCGGTCGGTGCAGCGGTCACCGCGCTCGCGTACTGGGTGATGATGCGCATCGGGCGCCTGCCCGAGGACCAGCGGGTGCTGCGATGA
- a CDS encoding ATPase, T2SS/T4P/T4SS family produces MDAVRALETEVRELIRRSNLDPARDEPAVRRLVQDAVSDYDERSMHGGMAVIPDLAAASKAVWDSVAGFGPLQQYFDDPHVEEIWVNEPSRVFVARDGIAELTTTLLTQEQVRDLVERMLKSSGRRVDLSSPFVDAVLPDGSRLHVVIPDITREHWYVNVRKFVVKADSMDDLVRLGSLTPQAARFLEAAVAAGLNILVSGGTQAGKTTLLNCLASAVPARERVVTCEEVFELRIPHRDVASMQCRQPSLEGTGEVPLRRLVKEALRMRPSRIIVGEVRQAESLDLLIALNSGLPGMCTIHANSAREAVTKMCTLPLLAGENVSARFVVPTVASSIDLVVHAALERDGRRTVREIAAVPGRAEEDVVEIADLFVRRRGELVRADGFPPHEDRFERAGHDLAALLAPATS; encoded by the coding sequence ATGGACGCCGTCCGAGCGCTCGAGACCGAGGTCCGCGAGCTGATCCGCCGCTCCAACCTCGACCCGGCACGCGACGAGCCGGCCGTGCGTCGCCTCGTCCAGGACGCCGTCAGCGACTACGACGAGCGGTCGATGCACGGAGGGATGGCGGTGATCCCCGACCTCGCCGCGGCGTCGAAAGCGGTGTGGGACAGCGTCGCCGGCTTCGGTCCTCTGCAGCAGTACTTCGACGACCCGCACGTCGAGGAGATCTGGGTCAACGAGCCCTCACGGGTGTTCGTGGCCCGCGACGGCATCGCCGAGCTGACGACCACCCTGCTGACCCAGGAGCAGGTGCGTGACCTCGTCGAGCGGATGCTCAAGTCCTCCGGGCGCCGCGTCGACCTCAGCTCCCCCTTCGTCGACGCCGTCCTGCCCGACGGCAGCCGGTTGCACGTCGTCATCCCCGACATCACCCGGGAGCACTGGTACGTCAACGTCCGCAAGTTCGTCGTCAAGGCCGACTCGATGGACGACCTCGTGCGGCTGGGCAGCCTCACGCCGCAGGCGGCCCGCTTCCTCGAGGCCGCCGTCGCGGCCGGGCTGAACATCCTGGTCTCCGGAGGAACCCAGGCCGGCAAGACGACCCTCCTCAACTGCCTCGCCTCCGCCGTGCCGGCGCGCGAGCGGGTGGTCACCTGCGAGGAGGTCTTCGAGCTGCGCATCCCGCACCGCGACGTCGCCTCGATGCAGTGCCGCCAGCCGTCCCTCGAGGGCACCGGCGAGGTCCCTCTGCGACGCCTCGTCAAGGAGGCGCTGCGGATGCGGCCGTCGCGGATCATCGTCGGTGAGGTGCGTCAGGCCGAGAGCCTCGACCTGCTCATCGCGCTCAACTCCGGGCTGCCGGGCATGTGCACGATCCACGCCAACAGCGCTCGCGAGGCGGTGACCAAGATGTGCACGCTCCCGCTGCTCGCGGGCGAGAACGTCTCGGCCCGCTTCGTCGTGCCGACGGTCGCCTCGTCCATCGACCTCGTCGTGCACGCGGCGCTCGAGCGGGACGGCCGCCGGACCGTCCGTGAGATCGCCGCCGTCCCCGGGCGGGCCGAGGAGGACGTCGTCGAGATCGCCGACCTCTTCGTGCGCCGGCGCGGCGAGCTCGTGCGGGCGGACGGGTTCCCGCCCCACGAGGACCGGTTCGAGCGCGCGGGGCACGACCTTGCCGCCCTGCTGGCACCGGCGACGTCGTGA
- a CDS encoding FtsK/SpoIIIE domain-containing protein, giving the protein MEIRATVHVPRRAEAVEVAVRWSGAATAGDLEDAVARCLGVSVPGLLHDGAPVATTARVGSPPLLHGASLVVADPSAPPDASLPRPPGPLRAAAPAAVLLATVAGPDAGRSVPLRPPGLSIGRSAGADLQLADASLSRVHCRIEADPSGVRVRDVGSTNGLTVDGRRVEGAVEVDTTSEIGIGASVLRLRRAAPPGPPRRHPGDGTARVVPATAPAPRRRAPTLTAPPAPTAPPRARLPWVAALAPLPIVLVLAVVVGPQVLAFALLGPVVLLSTGLGDRVGGRRRHRHALADHDLALARHRDTVAAAIAAERRLRLAEHPDAHEVLQTAEQGGPGLWSRVEGPVLRLGLGRVEADLTVVGPEGQESHPGLEATPVRLDLGSVGSLHVVGAPEDTAPVLRHLVGQVVTGHGPRSVSVRVLAADGTDWTSLGLLPHAQGCGRTLLVIPDATAPGAAEAAGSTVQDGGMCLSAGPVAPGAGAVLSHRGGGRFRLAREPSEPEVGTDLVPDGTCAGWLDRVVRALAPLREDGAGASLLPSTVTLAELTGLDGDPDTVLRRWATSTAPTATLGLDADGPWRLDLRRDGPHVLVGGTTGSGKSELLRTLVTGLALDSPPDDLTMILVDFKGGAAFGPCIDLPHVVGLVTDLDAQLVDRMLLSLSAELRRRERVLAELGAADLDTARRGRPSSGEPLPRLVVVVDEVRALVDEHPDAVAALVRLAAQGRSLGIHLVLATQRPTGTLGSEVQANVSLRIAFRVRDRGDSSLVVESDDAALIPASLPGRGVRRGGDGVLRPFQAALVAPARTTAPVVEVHAVDPSSGGAHGHHGDGDGALPAHPPGGLRTQPSTTTRDDEVRAVVDLVRRAAQALGSAPPRRPWLPPLPAVAPLAHHPHGVVALVDEPDRQRRSTWGWSADVAGWRVTGASGSGRTTALRTLVLAALAAEPALTEVQVIAPPGLEDLMMLPAVGSVVDPGDPSAVDALLTHLEDSTRGERGRRVLLVVDGVDRLDDDASTASARERLLRLLRDTPVTGLLSGGRELLRPTWSALGGETLLLGRPDVLDAALLGLPVVPVSSTPPAGRGCRPREQREAQVLLAAPADVAAAAGRSSGLTPPWTYRPFPPSVTRTAVLDRVEAAEPDALLLGLAGAQALPWGWRPGHHGRLLLVTGRVRSGRSGCLRVLARSATDAGRPVVLVVADPRVACARTDPGTRSWEVLGPDDTDRLVALRTRHPDLLVLVDDAHLLDDAPVRPALEEIASLVDRDAGALAVTSPARTLAARVRGLDVVAARRGTALLLRPGPDDAALVGASRAAVTRAVGGPPGRGLLVVDGESTPLQVIDDGAVETGSLPAGRGEDATGAA; this is encoded by the coding sequence ATGGAGATCAGGGCCACCGTCCACGTGCCCCGGCGCGCCGAGGCCGTCGAGGTCGCCGTCCGCTGGAGCGGGGCGGCGACAGCGGGCGACCTGGAGGACGCCGTCGCGCGGTGCCTCGGGGTGTCCGTCCCCGGCCTGCTCCACGACGGAGCGCCCGTGGCCACGACGGCGCGGGTGGGCTCGCCCCCGCTGCTGCACGGGGCCTCGCTCGTCGTCGCCGACCCCTCGGCACCACCGGACGCCTCGCTCCCCCGGCCTCCCGGCCCTCTCCGCGCTGCGGCCCCGGCCGCCGTGCTCCTCGCGACCGTGGCCGGGCCCGACGCCGGACGATCCGTCCCGCTCCGACCACCGGGCCTGAGCATCGGACGCTCCGCAGGGGCCGACCTGCAGCTCGCCGACGCGTCCCTCAGCCGCGTGCACTGCCGGATCGAGGCCGACCCCTCGGGCGTCCGCGTCCGCGACGTCGGGTCGACCAACGGCCTGACCGTCGACGGGCGGCGGGTCGAGGGAGCCGTCGAGGTCGACACCACCTCCGAGATCGGCATCGGCGCCTCGGTCCTGCGCCTGCGGCGAGCCGCTCCGCCGGGGCCACCGCGACGGCACCCAGGTGACGGGACCGCCCGCGTCGTCCCGGCGACGGCGCCCGCGCCCCGCCGTCGCGCCCCGACGCTCACGGCGCCACCAGCCCCCACGGCTCCCCCACGCGCCCGCCTGCCGTGGGTCGCGGCCCTCGCGCCCCTGCCGATCGTCCTCGTCCTCGCCGTCGTCGTCGGGCCGCAGGTCCTCGCCTTCGCGCTGCTCGGCCCCGTCGTGCTCCTGAGCACCGGCCTCGGGGACCGGGTGGGAGGGAGACGACGCCACCGTCATGCCCTCGCGGATCACGACCTCGCCCTGGCCCGCCACCGCGACACGGTCGCCGCCGCGATCGCCGCCGAGCGAAGGCTCCGCCTGGCCGAGCACCCGGACGCCCATGAAGTCCTCCAGACGGCCGAGCAGGGTGGCCCGGGGTTGTGGAGCCGGGTCGAGGGCCCCGTGCTGCGCCTGGGGCTCGGTCGCGTCGAGGCGGACCTGACCGTGGTCGGACCCGAGGGCCAGGAGAGCCACCCCGGGCTCGAGGCCACGCCGGTGCGGCTGGACCTCGGGAGCGTCGGTTCGCTCCACGTGGTCGGAGCCCCGGAGGACACCGCGCCGGTCCTCAGACACCTCGTCGGCCAGGTCGTCACGGGCCACGGACCGCGGTCGGTGTCCGTCCGGGTCCTCGCGGCGGACGGCACCGACTGGACCTCGCTCGGGCTCCTCCCGCACGCCCAGGGCTGTGGCAGAACGCTGCTCGTCATCCCCGATGCGACCGCTCCCGGCGCCGCCGAGGCCGCCGGCAGCACGGTGCAGGACGGCGGGATGTGCCTGTCCGCCGGGCCCGTCGCCCCCGGGGCCGGAGCGGTGCTGAGCCACCGCGGCGGCGGGCGCTTCCGGCTCGCACGAGAACCGTCCGAGCCGGAGGTCGGCACCGACCTCGTCCCGGACGGCACCTGCGCCGGATGGCTCGACCGCGTCGTGCGCGCGCTCGCCCCCCTGCGCGAGGACGGCGCCGGGGCCTCGCTGCTCCCGTCGACCGTGACGCTCGCGGAGCTCACCGGCCTCGACGGCGACCCGGACACGGTCCTGCGGCGCTGGGCGACGTCCACGGCACCGACGGCCACCCTCGGGCTGGACGCCGACGGCCCGTGGCGCCTCGACCTGCGCCGCGACGGACCGCACGTGCTCGTCGGCGGGACGACGGGCTCGGGCAAGTCCGAGCTGCTGCGCACCCTCGTGACGGGCCTCGCCCTCGACTCCCCGCCCGACGACCTGACGATGATCCTCGTCGACTTCAAGGGCGGCGCAGCCTTCGGCCCGTGCATCGACCTGCCCCACGTCGTCGGGCTCGTGACCGACCTCGACGCGCAGCTGGTCGACCGCATGCTCCTCTCGCTGTCCGCGGAGCTGCGCCGCCGTGAACGCGTCCTCGCCGAGCTCGGTGCGGCCGACCTCGACACGGCGCGGCGGGGCCGGCCCTCGTCGGGCGAGCCGCTCCCGAGGCTCGTCGTGGTGGTCGACGAGGTACGCGCCCTCGTCGACGAGCATCCCGACGCGGTCGCCGCCCTCGTCCGGCTCGCCGCGCAGGGCCGCTCGCTCGGCATCCACCTCGTCCTCGCGACGCAGCGTCCGACGGGCACGCTGGGCTCGGAGGTGCAGGCCAACGTCTCCCTGCGCATCGCCTTCCGGGTCCGCGACCGCGGGGACTCCTCCCTCGTCGTGGAGTCCGACGACGCGGCCCTCATCCCCGCGAGCCTCCCGGGGCGCGGTGTGCGGCGCGGGGGCGACGGGGTCCTGCGTCCCTTCCAGGCGGCGCTGGTCGCGCCGGCGCGGACCACTGCCCCGGTGGTCGAGGTCCATGCCGTCGACCCGTCGTCGGGCGGCGCCCACGGGCACCACGGCGACGGGGACGGAGCGCTCCCTGCTCACCCGCCGGGCGGGCTCCGGACGCAGCCGTCGACGACGACCCGCGACGACGAGGTCCGCGCCGTCGTCGACCTCGTCCGGCGCGCGGCGCAGGCCCTCGGGTCCGCCCCGCCCCGACGTCCCTGGCTCCCACCCCTCCCGGCCGTGGCGCCCCTCGCGCACCACCCCCACGGCGTCGTCGCCCTCGTCGACGAGCCCGACCGTCAACGTCGCAGCACCTGGGGATGGTCCGCCGACGTCGCGGGGTGGCGGGTCACGGGGGCCTCCGGCAGCGGGCGGACGACCGCCCTGCGCACGCTCGTGCTCGCCGCCCTGGCCGCCGAGCCGGCGCTGACCGAGGTCCAGGTGATCGCACCGCCGGGGCTCGAGGACCTCATGATGCTGCCCGCGGTGGGGTCGGTCGTCGATCCCGGCGACCCGAGCGCTGTGGATGCGCTGCTGACGCACCTCGAGGATTCCACCCGCGGTGAGCGCGGTCGCCGGGTCCTCCTCGTCGTCGACGGGGTCGACCGGCTCGACGACGACGCGAGCACGGCCTCGGCGCGCGAGCGCCTGCTCCGCCTGCTGCGCGACACCCCGGTCACGGGGCTGCTCTCCGGTGGACGCGAGCTGCTCCGGCCGACGTGGTCGGCGCTCGGGGGCGAGACCCTGCTGCTCGGTCGGCCCGACGTGCTGGACGCCGCGCTGCTCGGGCTCCCGGTCGTGCCCGTCTCCTCCACCCCTCCGGCCGGTCGGGGGTGCCGGCCCCGGGAGCAGCGGGAGGCCCAGGTCCTGCTGGCCGCCCCCGCCGACGTCGCGGCGGCAGCCGGCCGGTCGTCCGGCCTGACCCCACCGTGGACCTACCGCCCCTTCCCGCCGAGCGTCACCCGGACGGCGGTCCTCGACCGGGTCGAGGCGGCAGAGCCCGACGCGCTGCTCCTCGGGCTGGCCGGGGCGCAGGCCCTCCCGTGGGGCTGGCGGCCCGGGCACCACGGGCGCCTCCTCCTCGTGACCGGGCGGGTGCGCTCCGGACGCTCCGGCTGCCTGCGGGTCCTCGCCCGGTCGGCCACGGACGCCGGACGTCCCGTCGTCCTCGTCGTGGCGGACCCGCGGGTCGCCTGCGCCCGGACCGACCCGGGCACCCGGTCCTGGGAGGTGCTGGGCCCGGACGACACCGACCGGCTCGTCGCGCTGCGCACCCGTCACCCGGACCTGCTGGTCCTCGTCGACGACGCCCACCTGCTCGACGACGCACCCGTCCGGCCGGCGCTCGAGGAGATCGCCTCGCTCGTCGACCGGGACGCCGGCGCGCTCGCCGTGACCTCGCCGGCCCGCACGCTCGCCGCGCGGGTCCGGGGGCTCGACGTCGTCGCCGCACGCCGCGGGACCGCGCTGCTCCTCCGGCCGGGGCCGGACGACGCCGCGCTCGTCGGCGCCTCCCGCGCCGCCGTGAC